One genomic window of Polyangium aurulentum includes the following:
- a CDS encoding serine/threonine-protein kinase, with protein MAGFDPGPYGHRVPGEPISSEVTLVAPDLTPTSAPTSTPSTPGGPPSVPSALLTRFGELHFLGAGGMGSVYRARDLRLGREVALKFLHREDTETSRSLLREARAQARLEHEHACRVFEVGIESDRPYLVMQYIEGKPLDCERERMTLEEKARVIRQVATALHEAHRLGLVHRDVKPSNIMVERGEDGAYRPYIMDFGLAREVSELGQTTTCIVGTPAFMAPEQACGDIEAMDRRTDVYALGATLYALLAGRAPFEGGNALAVLQDVLLEEPTPLHKLRPEVPEDLEAIVMKCLEKEPGRRYESAKALGEDLQRFLDGEPVKARPASLGYVLLKAAKRNKARVALGAALLVTTSVLGALFVRERQARAETAALSRELGEDVKGMELFLRTAQGLPLHDIEREREIVRRQLHDIEARMESLGRAGEGPGHYALGRGFLALDEPEKALSHLRRAEGSGYAPPELRYAMGLALGKLYRIALQDTKRIQDEARKRGAVAALDARYKAPALSHLRAALGTKLESPAYVEGLIALYEGKNDVALEKAREAFAASPWLHEAKKLEGDARFAEGSRWKRDAAFDWDRMSVELERAAEAYAAAAEIARSDPAVHEAECELWTEQVLASDARPELLRPSFEKAERACNRAIAADSRSRSARVKMALAHNAFAWRAVNGTHNEEPEGILREAILYAEEAARFHKGDAMAQYALGAAYRTEMIHLLNRGLDARATIDRAIAAHEEAIRLDPGFLWPYNEVCSSYTERARSEMLRGVDPGPSVERAVARCDEAIAQDRSFTYPAITKALAHCRRAQHLVERGLSPEAAVEAALASTAAVHDANPLDAANLSAWALWIRASYASDAGADPGPWLEQAGRFVAEMDRLAPSSPNDEIKGLLSMTAALHRVRQGKDPEPALGEARAAFRKLVEAAPWDVDYRIQKARAELIGLRWATARGKADRAPFDAAFAPLSSLLDKERANPHVHQTLAELHELRARWLLASHQRPDRDWTSGLAMADEALSRNPSMARALATKGALLLAQAGAERDVMTRQKLAREARDALGAALRENPLLAEETRAAQKEAEGLLQRPR; from the coding sequence ATGGCGGGCTTCGACCCCGGGCCGTATGGCCATCGCGTGCCCGGTGAGCCCATCTCCAGCGAGGTCACGCTCGTGGCGCCCGACCTCACGCCGACGAGCGCCCCCACGAGCACGCCGAGCACCCCCGGCGGCCCGCCGAGCGTCCCCTCGGCCCTGCTCACGCGATTCGGAGAGCTCCATTTCCTCGGCGCCGGGGGAATGGGCTCCGTCTACCGCGCGAGAGACCTGCGGCTTGGCCGCGAGGTCGCGCTCAAGTTCCTCCACCGGGAGGACACGGAGACGAGCCGGTCGCTCCTGCGCGAGGCGCGCGCGCAGGCGAGGCTCGAGCACGAGCACGCGTGCCGGGTGTTCGAGGTGGGGATCGAGAGCGACAGACCCTATCTCGTGATGCAATACATCGAGGGCAAGCCCCTCGATTGCGAGCGCGAACGGATGACGCTCGAGGAGAAGGCGCGCGTCATTCGCCAGGTGGCGACGGCGCTCCACGAGGCGCACCGGCTCGGGCTCGTGCACCGCGACGTCAAGCCGAGCAACATCATGGTGGAGCGGGGCGAGGACGGCGCCTACAGGCCCTACATCATGGACTTCGGCCTCGCGCGCGAGGTGAGCGAGCTCGGTCAGACCACCACGTGCATCGTGGGGACCCCCGCGTTCATGGCGCCCGAGCAGGCGTGCGGCGATATCGAGGCGATGGATCGGCGCACGGACGTGTATGCGCTCGGCGCCACGCTCTACGCCCTGCTCGCGGGCCGGGCGCCGTTCGAGGGGGGCAATGCCCTCGCGGTCTTGCAGGACGTCCTGCTCGAGGAGCCGACGCCATTGCACAAGCTCCGGCCGGAGGTGCCCGAGGACCTCGAGGCCATCGTCATGAAGTGCCTCGAAAAGGAGCCCGGCCGAAGGTACGAATCGGCGAAGGCGCTCGGCGAGGATCTCCAGCGTTTCCTCGACGGCGAGCCCGTGAAGGCGCGCCCGGCGTCGCTCGGCTACGTGCTGCTCAAGGCGGCGAAGCGGAACAAGGCGCGCGTGGCGCTCGGGGCGGCGCTCCTCGTGACGACGTCGGTGCTCGGCGCCCTCTTCGTGCGCGAGCGGCAAGCGAGGGCCGAGACGGCGGCCCTGTCGCGCGAGCTCGGCGAGGACGTGAAAGGGATGGAGCTGTTCCTGCGGACCGCGCAGGGGCTTCCCCTGCACGATATCGAGCGAGAGCGGGAGATCGTCCGGCGGCAGCTCCACGACATCGAGGCGCGGATGGAGTCGCTCGGGCGGGCCGGCGAGGGGCCGGGGCATTACGCGCTCGGGCGCGGCTTTCTGGCGCTGGACGAGCCGGAGAAGGCGCTCTCGCACCTGCGCCGGGCCGAGGGCTCGGGGTACGCGCCGCCGGAGCTGCGCTATGCGATGGGGCTCGCGCTGGGCAAGCTCTACCGCATCGCATTGCAGGACACGAAGAGAATCCAGGACGAGGCGCGCAAGCGGGGGGCGGTCGCGGCCCTCGACGCCAGGTACAAGGCGCCGGCGCTCTCGCATCTGCGCGCCGCGCTCGGGACGAAGCTCGAATCGCCGGCATACGTGGAGGGGCTCATCGCGCTCTACGAGGGCAAGAACGACGTGGCGCTCGAGAAGGCGCGCGAGGCGTTCGCGGCGTCGCCCTGGCTGCACGAGGCGAAGAAGCTCGAAGGCGACGCGCGCTTCGCCGAGGGGAGCCGGTGGAAGCGCGACGCGGCATTCGATTGGGACAGGATGTCGGTCGAGCTCGAGCGCGCGGCCGAGGCGTACGCGGCCGCCGCCGAGATCGCGAGGAGCGATCCGGCCGTGCACGAGGCCGAATGCGAGCTGTGGACCGAGCAGGTCCTCGCGTCCGACGCCCGGCCCGAGCTTCTGCGCCCGAGCTTCGAGAAGGCCGAGCGCGCTTGCAACAGGGCCATCGCGGCAGACTCGCGGAGCCGATCGGCGCGCGTGAAGATGGCGCTCGCGCACAACGCGTTCGCCTGGCGGGCGGTGAACGGCACGCACAACGAGGAGCCGGAGGGGATCCTCCGGGAGGCCATCCTGTACGCGGAGGAGGCGGCGCGCTTCCACAAAGGCGACGCGATGGCGCAGTATGCGCTGGGGGCCGCCTACCGGACCGAGATGATTCACCTGCTCAATCGCGGGCTCGACGCGCGCGCGACGATCGACCGCGCCATTGCCGCGCACGAGGAGGCCATCCGGCTCGATCCCGGCTTTCTATGGCCCTACAACGAGGTCTGCTCGTCCTATACGGAGCGGGCGCGGAGCGAGATGCTGCGCGGGGTCGATCCGGGCCCGTCGGTCGAGCGGGCCGTGGCGCGCTGCGACGAGGCCATCGCGCAGGATCGGAGCTTCACCTACCCGGCCATCACCAAGGCGCTCGCGCATTGCAGGAGGGCGCAGCACCTCGTCGAGCGGGGGCTGTCGCCCGAGGCGGCGGTGGAGGCCGCGCTCGCGTCGACCGCCGCCGTTCACGACGCGAACCCGCTCGACGCGGCGAACCTGTCGGCGTGGGCGCTGTGGATCAGGGCCTCGTACGCGAGCGACGCGGGGGCGGATCCGGGGCCGTGGCTCGAGCAAGCCGGGAGGTTCGTCGCGGAAATGGATCGGCTCGCGCCCTCGTCCCCGAACGATGAAATCAAGGGGCTGTTGTCGATGACGGCCGCGCTCCACCGCGTGCGGCAGGGGAAGGATCCGGAGCCGGCGCTGGGGGAGGCGCGCGCGGCGTTTCGCAAGCTCGTCGAGGCTGCGCCCTGGGACGTCGATTACCGCATCCAGAAGGCGCGCGCAGAGCTCATCGGCCTGCGCTGGGCCACCGCGCGAGGCAAGGCCGATCGGGCCCCCTTCGACGCGGCCTTCGCGCCGCTCTCCTCCCTCCTCGACAAGGAGCGCGCCAACCCGCACGTCCATCAAACCCTCGCCGAGCTGCACGAGCTGCGCGCCCGATGGCTGCTCGCGAGCCATCAGCGCCCGGATCGAGACTGGACGAGCGGGCTCGCGATGGCCGACGAGGCGCTCTCCAGAAACCCCTCCATGGCGAGAGCCCTCGCGACGAAGGGCGCCCTCTTGCTCGCGCAGGCCGGGGCAGAGCGCGACGTGATGACGAGGCAAAAGCTCGCGCGCGAGGCGAGGGACGCGCTCGGGGCCGCCCTGCGCGAAAACCCTCTGCTCGCCGAGGAGACCCGCGCGGCGCAGAAGGAAGCCGAGGGGCTCCTTCAAAGGCCGAGGTGA